DNA from Acidobacteriota bacterium:
CTGCACCTGCACCTTGACGCGGTCGCGGGGAACGTACGAATTCCAGTCGAGGACGTTCGCCGCCGCCCGGGCGATGTCCTGGTCCGACCGTTCATAGATCCCGGGCAGCTTGACGTCGATCTCCTCGACCACCGCCTTGACTCCGGAGACCCGCCCGGCCGCCCGCTCAGCCGCCCATTTCTCCGGGTAGGTGTCGACGTGTCCGCTCAGCGTCACGATGCCGTCCTTAACGGCCACCCCGATCTCCGCCGGATCGACGCGCGGCTCCCAGTCGAGCTCGTTCATGACGTCCGTCTGCAGTTCCTTGTCGCTTTTCATATCCCCCCCTTCGCGCCGTCCCCCGCGTCCGGGAGAGGCGCTCAATCCCGTTTCATGGAAGCGCCGCGTTGTTCGCGCGGCGCCGGCCTACGGCTTCCCGCCCACGGGGATCTTCTTCTGCTTGACCTCGGCCGACTTCGGCAGGGTGATCTCGAGGATCCCCTTATCAAAGTTGGCGTCGATCTTGCCGGCGTCCACCGTCGCGGGCAGGGCAATCGACCGGGAGAAGCTGCCGCAGGAGCTCTCGGTGTAATGGTATCCCTTCTTGTTGACCTCGGACTCGCCGTGTTTCTCGCCGGAGACGGTCAGGACGTCGCCGGCCACGGAGACATCCACGTCTTCCTTCTTGACGCCGGGCAGCTCGACCTTGACGACGTACTTGTCGTCCTTTTCCGTCACGTCGAGGACGGGCCACCAGCCTCCCTCCTCCGCCGGAAGGCGCCGCCAGGCCGCCGGCAGGAACGGCCAGCCGAAGGCATCGTCCAGGCGCCGGCCCAGCTCCTCCACGTCGCCGAACGGCCTCCAAACCGTCAAGCCCTTTTCCGGTTTCCCCCTGATCATAGGACTGACCTCCTCTCCAAAGATGCGAACGGCCTTTAGCGGCCGGACTGCGCCCTGGATCTCATTCGCCCTGACCGAGCGGACGGTTAATCCCCTGATGCCGATTTAAGTAATAGGTCTCCGAGGCGGGTTTGTCAAATGGGGCGGGAACCCTTTCGCCGCATCGCGGCGCCGCGTAGGCCTTCGGGGCCGGCCCGGCTTTGCGCCCCGAGGCCCCCGCGTCACTCCTCGAGAAGGAAAGCGACCGCTACGGTGCCCGCCCCGGCGTTAGTCCCGATCGCCGGGGAGGCGTCCATGATGAAGGCGGGCGGGCCGCCGAAAACGGCCTCGACCTCCGCGGCGTAAGCGAGGGCGTCTTTCGGGTTGTGGACGTGAAGGATGCAGAAGTCCCGGATGCGGCCCGTGCGGGCCTCCGCCCTCAGGCGCCGCAGGATCTTGCGCAGGCTGCCCTTCTGGCTGAAGGCCTTGTCCGAGAGCCTGGCCTCCCCCTCCTCGTTCAGGGAGACGATCGGCTTGAGGTTCAGGAGCCTGCCGGCCGCGCCGGCCAGCGGACGGACCCGGCCGCTGCGGACCATGGCCTTCAGCGTCCGGACGCCGACCAGGAGCCTGGACCCGCGGATCGCCCGCTCGGCGTCGGCCGCGATCTCGTCGTGGGGCCGCCCTTCCTCGATGAGCCTGGCCGTCCGGAGGACCAGGAGCCCGAGGCCGCCGGACAGGGTCCGCGAGTCGATGACCGTGATGGCCTTGCCCGTTTGCCGGGACACCCGGCGGGCGGCCGTGAGGCTGTTCGAATACGTGCCGCTCAGCTTCTGGGCGATGTGGATGGCGATGATCGAGTCGTAGTGGGCGGCCAGGTTCGCGTACAGGCTTTCGAAGGCCTGGGGCGTCGGCTGGGCCGTCTTGGGGAGTTCCGGCTCCGTTTCGAGCAGGCCGTAGAACTGGTCCGTGGTGATGGTGACCTTGTCGAGGTAGAAGCTGTCGCCGAAGCTCACATGCAGGGGCACCACGTGGACCTGGAAACGATCGAGGATCTCCCGGGGCAGGTCGCAGGTCGAATCGGTCACCAGGGCGATCGGCCACTTCCGGGCGTGGGCGGCCTCGTACTGCCGGAGCATGTCGTCGGCCTTCTGGAAGGCGATGATCCCGGCGCCGCGGACGCGCTGGAAGAGCTCGGCCGGCCTATCGGTGTGGACGTGGAACCGGAGCGCCTCCGGCGAGCCGGCCAGGACGAGCGAGTCGCCGAAGGCCGCGACCTCGCGCTTGAGGGCCTCCGGGTCGAGCGGCCGACCGGGCCGGGGCTTGATCAGGGCCTCGGTGCAATAGCGGCGGCCGACCGAGCCGGCAGGGACCTCGACCGCCGGCTCGATGACGAGCGCCCCCCGCGCGGCCGAGGGCAGCTTCTTGTGCGACGGCTTGGCCAGGAAGTCGAGCATGCCCTCGAGGAACAGGACGACGCCCTTGGAGCCGGCGTCGACGACGTTGGCCCGACGCATCGCCTCGAGCTTGAGCCGGGTCTCCTGGAGCGCCTCGACAGCCCGGGCCTGGGCCTTGGTCAGGGCCCTGAGGAAGCGGCCGTTTTCCTCGGGCTCGTCCTTGTGCGAGGCCATGGACTCGGCCCAGCGGCGGATGACCGTGATCATCGTGCCCTCGCGGGGCTCGGCGATGGCCTCGTACATGTAGCGGACGGCGCCGCGGACGGACTGGCCGAACCGGGCCAGCGACATCTCGGGCGAGTCGGCGGCCTCGGCGGCCATGCCGTAGAGGAACTGGGCGAAGATGACGCCCGAGTTGCCGCGGGCGCCCTCCAGGGCCGCGGCCGCGATGGCCGTCGACGTCACCTTGAACGACCGGTGCGGCCGGACGCGCTCGATGATGGCCCGGACGGTCGAGGCCAGGTTGGACCCGGTGTCGGCGTCGGGCACGGGGAAGACGTTGATGCGGTTGAGTTCCTTCTGGTTCTCCAGTATGCGCTTGGCCCCGGCCAGGAAGGCGTAATAATAGCCTTTCCCGGTCAGGCGCAGACTCGGTTTCTTCATGCTTCTCTTGCGACCTTATATCACGCGGATAAAGGCCGTATTATAGCAGAGTCCGCCTTGTCTTCAGAGGAACTTGACGTCGAGCGCCGAGTGGGCGTCCTTGGCCACCGAGACGGTCAGCATCAGGGTAGCCTTGTCCGCGGTCGAGGCGACGACCGTGTAATCGCCCGCGGGCAGGGGGACCCGATAGGCCTCGTCCGGCGGATAGGCGCCGTTCACGTAATTTTTCGACAGCACCTCGATCATGACCGTCTCGCCGTCCAGGACGACCTGCCGGCGGAAGGACAGGGTCACGGGCGCGTCCGCGTTCGCGCCCTCGATCGTCAGGTCGACGGCGCCGGCATCGGCGGCATCGGCGAGCGCGAAGTCCTTGGTGTAAGCGTTGCCGTTCTCGATCAGGAACCGGAGCGCGGAGGACGCCAGGCCTTCCTTGCTCGCGACCAGGTTGATCGTCGTGGCCGCGTCCACCGCGAAGAAGAACTTGTACCGGCCCCGGGCCGCATCGGTGTCGTCGGTCAGGGTCGACGTCAGCACCGCGACCTGGTCCTTCGGATCGGCGGCCGCGGCGTCATAGGCCTGGACGCTGACGAGGGCGCCGCCCACGAAGCCGCCGTCGGCCTGCCGGGTCACCGTCCCGTTGATGACCGTGGCCACGGCCGTGTCGATGACCTGGATGGTCGGCTTCAGCAGGTAGTGGCCGCTGCGGCCGGCCACGACGACCGACCGGGAGGCGTCGAAGTCGAAGGTCAGCTCGGTCGTGCTGTTCGCGTTGATCGTGAATCCCTGGACGAGCTTGACCCCGGTCTGCAGGCCGCTCGGGATCTTCATCTCGCGGGCCGCCTCGCCGGCGTCGATGACGTAGTTCGCGTAGGGATGGCTGCCGCCGAGGATGTTGAGGCCGCTGTCCGCGGTCGTGCCGATGATCAGGCGCATCTGGGAATAGCGGCCGGCGGCGAGGTCCGCCAGGGCCAGCTCCTCCCGGACGCCGTTGGCCAGGGCCAGCAGGTCGATGGTCTTGTTGGGCGTGGCGATGGCCGTCCAGGCCCCTTCCGCATCGCCGGCCGCGTGGACGTCGATCTCCGCGATCGTGACATAGACCGCCAGGTAGTCGTCCGACGGCTTGTCGATCATGCTCAGGGACAGCCGGCCCGTGTCGCCGCCGCTCGAGCAGCCGATCAGGCCGACGAGCAGGACGACGAGCAGCGGCAGGCCTTTCTGTTTGATGAGAGAAGTCATGGCGTTACCTCCTCCTTTAGCGATTCCCCATGAAGCCCCGAATGCGCATTCTCATAATACTACCGGCGGGCCGGCTGTCAACTCGCCCGCCGCGGGCCAGGCTCCGGTTCCCCGGGATGATATAATCGTTCTCTGTTCGCTTGGACAAAGGGACGCCGGATGCAATATCGGGAGTTCGGGAAGCTGGGCACGAAAGTTTCGGCCCTCGGCTTCGGCTGCATGCGCCTGCCGACGCTGGACGGGGCGCCCCAGAGCGGGAACATCGACGAAGCCGAGACCGTGCGCATGATCCGGCGGGCGATCGATCGCGGCGTGGACTATATCGACACGGCCTACCCGTACCATGACGGCCGGAGCGAGGTCGTCACCGGAAAGGCCCTGCGGGACGGGTATCGCGCCAAGGTCCTGCTCGCCACCAAGTCCCCCGTCTGGCAGATCGCCAAGCCGGAGGATTTCGACGCCCGCCTCGGCGAGCAGCTCGCCCGCCTCGGAACCGACCGCATCGATCTCTACCTGTTCCACGCGTTGGGGGCCGAGCGCTGGGAAAACATCGTCCTCAAGCACGGCCTTCTGGAGAAGGCCGAGGCCGCGGTCAGGGACGGGCGCATCGGCCATATCGGGTTCTCCTTCCACGACAAGGCCGACGTTTTCAGGCGGATCATCGACGGCTACGACGGCTGGAGCGCGTGCCAGATCCAGTATAACTACATGGATATCGAGAACCAGGCCGGGACGGCCGGCCTGCGATACGCCGCCTCGAAGGGCCTCGCGGTCGTGGTCATGGAGCCCCTGCTGGGAGGGCGGCTGGCCTCTCCGCCGCGAGCGGCGGCGGACGTCTTCCGCGCCTCGGGCCGCGGCTGGTCGCCCGCCGAGTGGGCCCTGCAGTGGACGTGGGACCAGGCCGAGGTCTCGACGGTCCTCAGCGGGATGACGGCCATGACGGAGGTCGAGGAGAACCTGCGCGCCGCGGACCGTTCGGAGGTCGGCGGGCTGAATGCCGGCGACCAGGCCGTTATCGACCGGGCCCGGAAGGCTCTCCGGGAGCGCGCGGCCATCCCCTGCACCCGGTGCGGCTATTGCCGCCCGTGCCCGAGCGGCGTCAACATCCCACGGAACTTCGAGCTCTACAACGACTGCGTCATCTATGACGATCCGGCCATCCCCCGCGCCACTTATGCCCGGTTCATGCCCGAGGGCGAGAGGGCCGCGGCCTGCACCGGCTGCCGGTCCTGCGAAGAGAAGTGCCCCCAGCGCATCGCCATCAGCGAGCTCATGCCCGAGGTGGACGCGGTCCTGGGACAGGGCCAGCCGCCGAAACGGGGGGGACGCTGACGCCGCCGGGGCCCGCTCGAATCGGGCGGCGTCGCGACGGGACGGCGGGAGCAGTCGCGGGATTCAGGCCCCGGAGGGTTTGAGGTCGATCCTGTATCGGCAGCTTTTCTGGCCGCGGAGGATCGACGCGACGACCTCGGCCCGAACCGGGGAACCGGAGACTGCCGAAAACAAGCGCTCGGCGAATCCTTCGGAGCAATAGCAGAGCATCCCCAGCCCGGCACCATGGTCCTTGGGGACCAGCGGACAAACGCATGCGCTCTTGTTCTCGTCGACCTCGACGACGCCCCGGCCGCGGTCATAGTCGATGATCCACCCCCATTCCTTGCGGGGGAAGTCCAGGAACTCGTCCATCCTGCCGCGGAAGCGGTCCACGACCGCCTGCATACCCAGGTCGTCGTAATGGGACTGGGCGCAGCTCTTCAGGACGCGTTGGGCGTATTCCCGGTCGCCGCCCGCAAGCTGGGGCAGCAGGGCCGCGATCCATTTTTGGGACAGGCTGGCCGGCTTCGGTTCCGCCGGCTGCGCGCCGATCTCCGCGGCGGCCGCGCCCGCCGTCACCCCAGGGCCGAGGCAGGCGCACAGGCCCGCCAGACACCCCGCCCTCATGAATGACCTTCGATCCGTGCTCATGCTGGAATTATCCTCTGGACCTGGAACTGCGTCAAACCCGGAGCGGTCATGTCAAGGGATGTTCGCAGATTCGGGGCCGAGGGGAAGACGCCGACCACCCGGCTCCGCCGGCGGATCTCCATGAGAGCTGTAGCCGCCCTCCGAGCGCTCTTCTTGTCCGGCTCGAGCCCGATCTGCTTCAGATGGGCCGCGAAGCGACCCTTTGCCTTATTGGGCCTGCAATAATAAACCCCTGCGGGCATCGAAAATCCCATTTCCTATTTTGGCCGAGACGCCAGGTATGATCCAAGGCTTACTGACGGCCGAAGCCGCTTTCTTTCATTGCAGAACGCTTCAAAACAAGCGTTCTGGGCACAAACGCGCCCCTCAAGACTCTGTTTTTGGTTATTAACCCCCTTATCCCCCTCCGAAATCAGGGGGAAAACTGGAGGACGGCGCGTTTGAGATGGAATGGCGGGGCCGACGAGACTCGAACTCGCGACCTCCGGCGTGACAGGCCGGCGTTCTAACCAGCTGAACTACGACCCCGCGAGGGCCCGCATATTATAGAGAAAGCGTTCATTACTTTCAAGGCTTTCCCCACGGAGAGGCAGTCCCCCTCCGAACTGCAGTCCCTTTCAGCCAAGAGTGACACTCCCTGGTGGGGTCAGTGCCCAAAGCCCCTCACATCCGGCCGAGGGGGCCGGTCCCGTTCAGATCCAGGAGTGACGCTCGCCCGCTGGGACAGCCCCTGAACCGGCGGAGCGGGGGCAATCCCCCGGGCCCTCGCCTGCGCAGGGGGATTTCTGGTAAACTGGACGGAGGGAGGGGATCATCATGGCAGAACCCACGAAGAAAGACGATTTCCTGAAGTCGCTCGGCGTCGACATGGACGCCATCAAGGCCCGCCTGGCCGAGCTCAAGGTCGCCGGCGGCAAGCTCACGGCCGAGGCGAAGCAGGACCTCGAAAAGACCGTCAAGGGGCTAGAGGCCACCCAGAAGCAGCTCGAGGCGAAAATGGGCGAATGGACCAGGGCCGGCAAAGTGGCCGGAGCGGACGTGGCCGAGGGCCTCAAGCGCGCCGCCAGGGAGCTCAAGAAGGGCATCGACGAGGCCGCGTCCCATCTGAAGAAGTGACAGCCTGACCGGCGGCCTTCCCCCGAGCCATGCCCATCCACAACAACGACGTTGCCGCGATCTTTGACGAGCTGGCCGACCTGCTCGAGATCAAGGGCGAGAACCAGTTCCGCGTCCGGGCCTACCGCAACGCCGCCCGGACCGTCGCCGGCCTGTCGCGGAGCGTCGCGGACCTCGCCGCCGAGGATAAGGGCCTCGACGGCATCCCCGGCATCGGCAAGGACCTGGCCGACAAGATCCGGACGATCGTGGCCACGAAGAAGCTGCCGCTCCTCGAGGAGATGAAAAAGGAGCTGCCCGAGGGCCTCAGCGCCCTGATGAAGGTCCGCGGCCTGGGCCCGAAGAAGATCGCCGCGCTCCATAAAGCGCTCAACGTCTCCTCGCTCGCCGACCTCAGGAAGGCCGCCTCCGAGGGGAAGATCCGCGATCTCCCCGGGTTCAGCGAGAAGACCGAGCGGGCCCTGCTCGAGGAGCTCGGCAAGACGAAGGTCACCGAGCGCGGGCCGGAGCGATTCAAGCGGGCCATGGCCGAGCAGATGGTCACGCCCCTCTTCGGGGAGCTGAAGAAGGCCCGGGGCGTCGAGGAGATCGCCATCGCCGGCAGCTACCGCCGCCAGGCCGAGACCGTGGGCGACGTCGACATCCTGGTCGCGGCCGAAAAGAGCCGGGACGTCATGGACCGCTTCGTCCACAATGACGACGTGTCCCAGGTGCTGGCCGAGGGGGACACGAAATCGTCCGTCGTCCTGCGCGGCGGGCTCCAGGTCGACCTCCGGGTCGTGCCGCTCGAGTCGTGGGGGGCGGCCCTGCACTACTTCACGGGCTCCAAGGCCCACAACATCGCCGTCCGGCTGATGGGCGTCAAGCGCAAGCTCAAGGTCAACGAGTACGGCGTCTTCCGGGGCGACAAGATGATCGCCGGCCGGACCGAGGAGGAGATCTACAAGCTCTTCGGCATGCCCTACATCGAGCCCGAGCTGCGGGAGGACCGGGGCGAGATCCAGGCCGCCCTCGAGGGCCGGCTGCCGCACCTCGTCGAGCTCCGGGACATCCGGGGCGACCTCCACGCCCACACCAAGGCCACCGACGGCCGCTACACCGCCGAGGAGAT
Protein-coding regions in this window:
- a CDS encoding Hsp20/alpha crystallin family protein — its product is MIRGKPEKGLTVWRPFGDVEELGRRLDDAFGWPFLPAAWRRLPAEEGGWWPVLDVTEKDDKYVVKVELPGVKKEDVDVSVAGDVLTVSGEKHGESEVNKKGYHYTESSCGSFSRSIALPATVDAGKIDANFDKGILEITLPKSAEVKQKKIPVGGKP
- a CDS encoding aldo/keto reductase codes for the protein MQYREFGKLGTKVSALGFGCMRLPTLDGAPQSGNIDEAETVRMIRRAIDRGVDYIDTAYPYHDGRSEVVTGKALRDGYRAKVLLATKSPVWQIAKPEDFDARLGEQLARLGTDRIDLYLFHALGAERWENIVLKHGLLEKAEAAVRDGRIGHIGFSFHDKADVFRRIIDGYDGWSACQIQYNYMDIENQAGTAGLRYAASKGLAVVVMEPLLGGRLASPPRAAADVFRASGRGWSPAEWALQWTWDQAEVSTVLSGMTAMTEVEENLRAADRSEVGGLNAGDQAVIDRARKALRERAAIPCTRCGYCRPCPSGVNIPRNFELYNDCVIYDDPAIPRATYARFMPEGERAAACTGCRSCEEKCPQRIAISELMPEVDAVLGQGQPPKRGGR
- a CDS encoding DegV family protein, which produces MKKPSLRLTGKGYYYAFLAGAKRILENQKELNRINVFPVPDADTGSNLASTVRAIIERVRPHRSFKVTSTAIAAAALEGARGNSGVIFAQFLYGMAAEAADSPEMSLARFGQSVRGAVRYMYEAIAEPREGTMITVIRRWAESMASHKDEPEENGRFLRALTKAQARAVEALQETRLKLEAMRRANVVDAGSKGVVLFLEGMLDFLAKPSHKKLPSAARGALVIEPAVEVPAGSVGRRYCTEALIKPRPGRPLDPEALKREVAAFGDSLVLAGSPEALRFHVHTDRPAELFQRVRGAGIIAFQKADDMLRQYEAAHARKWPIALVTDSTCDLPREILDRFQVHVVPLHVSFGDSFYLDKVTITTDQFYGLLETEPELPKTAQPTPQAFESLYANLAAHYDSIIAIHIAQKLSGTYSNSLTAARRVSRQTGKAITVIDSRTLSGGLGLLVLRTARLIEEGRPHDEIAADAERAIRGSRLLVGVRTLKAMVRSGRVRPLAGAAGRLLNLKPIVSLNEEGEARLSDKAFSQKGSLRKILRRLRAEARTGRIRDFCILHVHNPKDALAYAAEVEAVFGGPPAFIMDASPAIGTNAGAGTVAVAFLLEE
- a CDS encoding DUF4382 domain-containing protein — protein: MTSLIKQKGLPLLVVLLVGLIGCSSGGDTGRLSLSMIDKPSDDYLAVYVTIAEIDVHAAGDAEGAWTAIATPNKTIDLLALANGVREELALADLAAGRYSQMRLIIGTTADSGLNILGGSHPYANYVIDAGEAAREMKIPSGLQTGVKLVQGFTINANSTTELTFDFDASRSVVVAGRSGHYLLKPTIQVIDTAVATVINGTVTRQADGGFVGGALVSVQAYDAAAADPKDQVAVLTSTLTDDTDAARGRYKFFFAVDAATTINLVASKEGLASSALRFLIENGNAYTKDFALADAADAGAVDLTIEGANADAPVTLSFRRQVVLDGETVMIEVLSKNYVNGAYPPDEAYRVPLPAGDYTVVASTADKATLMLTVSVAKDAHSALDVKFL
- the polX gene encoding DNA polymerase/3'-5' exonuclease PolX; protein product: MPIHNNDVAAIFDELADLLEIKGENQFRVRAYRNAARTVAGLSRSVADLAAEDKGLDGIPGIGKDLADKIRTIVATKKLPLLEEMKKELPEGLSALMKVRGLGPKKIAALHKALNVSSLADLRKAASEGKIRDLPGFSEKTERALLEELGKTKVTERGPERFKRAMAEQMVTPLFGELKKARGVEEIAIAGSYRRQAETVGDVDILVAAEKSRDVMDRFVHNDDVSQVLAEGDTKSSVVLRGGLQVDLRVVPLESWGAALHYFTGSKAHNIAVRLMGVKRKLKVNEYGVFRGDKMIAGRTEEEIYKLFGMPYIEPELREDRGEIQAALEGRLPHLVELRDIRGDLHAHTKATDGRYTAEEMAEAAKKRGYEYLAVTDHSKRVTMAHGLDEARLARAVKEIDKLNARLKGITLLKSIECDILVDGSLDLSDAILGELDLVSCSVHYNFNLPKDKQTERVIRALDNPRVNIFCHPTGRLINEREGYEIDLEKVMRAAVERGCFLELNAHPDRLDLDDVHCQMAKGLGLRIAVSTDAHSTDDLDLMRFGIGQARRGWIEPDDVINTRRLPELRRLLKRR